A single Harpia harpyja isolate bHarHar1 chromosome 6, bHarHar1 primary haplotype, whole genome shotgun sequence DNA region contains:
- the RAB19 gene encoding ras-related protein Rab-19 produces the protein MPFSSSGADDAFDYLFKIILIGDSNVGKTCVVHRFKTGQYNEKQQNTIGVDFTVRSMDIDGKKVKIQVWDTAGQERFRTITQSYYRSAHGAILAYDLTRRSTFESIPHWIHEIEKYGAANLVMMLIGNKSDSLDKRQVLFEDACTLAEKHGLLAVLETSAKEAQNIEEVFMLMAKELIARNTLQLHGENPPNSIYLDSRPVIASPSVEKTQCLC, from the exons ATGCCTTTCTCCAGCTCCGGCGCGGACGATGCCTTCGACTACCTCTTCAAGATCATCCTGATCGGGGACTCCAACGTGGGGAAGACCTGCGTGGTGCACCGCTTCAAGACGGGGCAGTACAACGAGAAGCAGCAGAACACCATCGGCGTCGACTTCACTGTGCGCTCCATGGACATCGACGGCAAGAAAGTGAAG ATTCAAGTGTGGGACACAGCTGGTCAAGAACGCTTCCGGACAATAACCCAGTCTTATTACAGGAGTGCCCATGGGGCCATCCTTGCCTATGACCTTACTAGGAGGTCTACATTTGAATCCATTCCTCACTGGATTCATGAAATTGAAAAGTATGGTGCCGCAAACTTGGTCATGATGTTAATTG GGAACAAATCAGATTCACTGGATAAGCGCCAAGTCCTGTTTGAAGATGCTTGCACACTGGCAGAGAAGCATGGGCTCTTAGCTGTACTGGAGACATCAGCAAAAGAAGCTCAAAACATAGAAGAGGTGTTCATGTTAATGGCTAAGGAGCTAATAGCCCGAAATACCTTACAGCTTCATGGAGAGAACCCTCCAAACAGCATCTACCTTGATTCCAGGCCAGTGATTGCCAGTCCAAGTGTGGAGAAGACCCAGTGCCTCTGCTGA